In Candidatus Electrothrix scaldis, the genomic window TTTAACGAGAAAAATAGGGTGCTGGCTGTTGTTGCCCTGCCTGGGCAACAACAGCCAGAATTGGAAATGCCCGCATCTGTGCTCAATATGAGCGAAGGTGGAATGCAGATTTCTATTGAACGGAAAAAATTCTGGGAAATGCGGCAGGGGGATACCGTCCTGTTATCCTGTATAACAGGGGTTTCAGATCTTGAGCCCTTGAAAGGGATTCCTATGAAAATTATTTGGGCTATGGACAATGAATATCTGGAGCATGTTTTGTTCGGGATGTCTTTTTCTTTTCTTTCA contains:
- a CDS encoding PilZ domain-containing protein; this translates as MERTIEVEKRRYTRVIFNEKNRVLAVVALPGQQQPELEMPASVLNMSEGGMQISIERKKFWEMRQGDTVLLSCITGVSDLEPLKGIPMKIIWAMDNEYLEHVLFGMSFSFLSGKERGVIRAFVKNRLALETER